The DNA region GCGGCCCATGGCTTGGCGTAGCGGTTCATCGCTGGCCAGGGTCTCGATGGCCCGGGCGAGCGCGGCAACGTCCACGGCCGTGGACTGTGCGAGCCGCAGATGGTGGACATCTCCGGGCAGGATGGAGCCCATGGCGTCGTCCATCGGCGATTGTTCCTGACGGCCGAAGGTGCGCACCAGAATGCCCGTGGCGTTTTCTCCTTCACTGGCCACGAGGTCGCGGTAGCCGTCCCAGTCCGAGGCAATGACCGGCAGACCCGAGGCCCCGGCCTCCAGGATGGTCAGGCCGAAGGTTTCCTGTACGTTGTCCGATGGCGAGATGAAGATGTCCGCGGCGGCCAGGAGCGTGCGCTTGAGGCCTTCGTCCGGCCGCGGCACGCGCCGCACGGTCAGGCCGATGTTTCTGGCCAGGGCCTGGAGCAGATCCAGGTACGGGTCCTTTGCCGGCATGGAGCCGGCCACCACGAGGCAGAGGCTGCTGGGATCGCGGCCCTTTACCACAAGCCGTTGCACGGCCCGGACCACAGGCAGCAGGTCCATCTTGAGGCCGGGCGACACCCGGCCCAGGGCCAGCAGCATGACCGCGTCTTTTGGAATGGCCAGACCGCCCTGCACTTTTTCGTCGGATTCGTGCGCGGCCAGCATCTCCCGGAGCCAGCGCTTTTCCGCCGGGTCCGGCGCGAGGTACGCCTTCGGCTCCACGCCCAGAGGCACGATCTCCAGGGTAGGCTCGCGGAACAGCGCGTTGCCCAGGCCGTACGCCTCCCGTAGCCAGCCGTAATACCCCTGCATGACCTTCTCTGCCGCACGCGAGGTGCACACGGTGCAGTCCCGCGGGGTGACGCCCTGCCACAGGTGGGCCAGCACGTGCCGCTTGAACTCCTGGAAGCTCAGGGAGTGCGTGGTGGCGGTGATGGGGAAGATGTCCGGCGCATGGAGGTTGCGCAGCCTGACCATGGGCCCCGGCCTGTTGTGGCAATCCGAAAGGTGAAACGCGTGGAACCTGTTCGTGGCCAGAGCGTGCGGCAACGCGGCCCATGTATCCACGACAAAGGCGCCGCGAGCGTGCAGCGTTGGATGGCGCCGCTCCAGCTCCTGGCTCTGCATGGCGGCCAGTCGCTCGCTCTCCAGATAGAAATGGTAGCGCGGGAACGGATCGCGCCGGAGCAAGGCATCCAGAAAACCGGCGTTGGCCACGGGCCGGCCCATGACCACCTTGCCAGCAAGTCCCTCGTAGAACGGGTCCAGGGTTCCCCAATCTGCGTGCTGTGTCATACCGGGAGCAAAGCCACATCTGTCGCGGCCTGTCAAATGATCGACTCTTTTGCCTACTGGCATAGATTTCACCTATGCAACATGCCGTCGCTCTTCATAAAATAGAAACTGGGCGCAGGAATTGCTGTAAATGAAGTCATCCATCTCACGCTGCAAAAATTACTGTCCGATTACTGTACTGACAAGGAGCTGATGACGTGAGCGCTATGGCACGCAACGAACTGATCATGTGGGGGATCGGGCTGACAGAGCTCGAGGCTCAGGCGATACGCCACGCGGCGCGCGGGAGGGCACGTCTTGCAACCTGGAGCGGCGATACGCTTCCCCAGGCCGAAGATCTCGACCGCGACGAACCGTTTCTCGTTCTGGCTACCTGGAGCGCGTGGGGGCGCGCATCCCAGGCTGTCCCTGTTCTGGAAGGCGTCACCCGAGCGGTGATCCTGAGCGAAGACGCGGACGCAGAGACCGTGCAGAACGCCACGGCTTCCGGCGCGGACGCCGCCATCAATACGCCCTTGGAGCAGGACAGCCTCACGGCGGTCATCGAACGCGCCATTTCCGTGCGCCGGCTCTACGATGACATCTACCGTATGACCCAGGAGATCGTTCTGGAGCGGGAGCTTCTTTCGCGCAAGAACGAGCAGCTCAAGTTCATCAACGGATTCCTGGCCCGAACGGCCGAGAGCATGGACCCTGTGGAGCTTCTGGGCATCGCCCAGGCCGAGCTTTCCAAGCTCGTAGACATCAGCGCCCTGCACGCCTGCATCTGGGGGCCGCAGGATGATGCGGCTTTCGAGGCCGAGCTCTTCCTGGCGGAAAACATTTCCGCAAGCGCCCGTCAGAGCTGGTGCAGCTTGCTGCTGGAAAGCGCCGCGTCCCTGAGCTCCAGAAAGCTGAAGGACTACCGCATCGTGCAGTTGCCCGCCCATGGCCGGATCGTGCGTCCGCCGTCCAAGGGCAGGACCCTTATTCTGCCACTCAAGGCGGCCGGAGACGTGTTCGGCTGCATCGCCGTTGCCGGCTCCATCAACTATTCGCTGGGGCGCGACCAGGTGGAGCTGATGCACTCCGCCGTGAGCCACCTGGGCCTGGCCCTGCGCAACGCCATCCTCTTCAGCGAGGCGCGCAACGAGGCCGACTACGACAGCCTGACCATGATCCACAACCGCCGTGCATTCGAACGCCGGCTCAAGGAAGAGATCGTGCGGCATCAACGCTACGGCCACCCCATGAGTCTGCTGATGCTGGACATCGACCGTTTCAAGCCCATCAACGACAGTTACGGCCACCTGGCCGGCGACGCGGTGCTGGCGGCCGTGGCCCGGACCATCCGCAACGCCGTGCGCACCTGCGACTACCCGGCCCGCTACGGCGGCGAGGAGTTCGCCGTGATTCTGCCGCAGACCAGCGGCGTGCAGGCCTCCGTCCTGGCTGAGCGTCTGCGCCATGAGATCGCGGGTCTCGATTTCTTCGAGGAAGGGGCGCACTTCAGGATCACGGCATCCATCGGCATCGCGGATATCGCACCGGATTCGCCGCATATCACGGCGCCGCAGCTGATTCGCCGCTCGGACCGCGCCCTGTACGGGGCCAAGCACCAGGGCCGCAACCAGGTTGTGGTGGCACCGTATGAAAACGAGTGCCCATCAATTGCAGCAATGCATTGAGCTACTACGAAGAACGGATTGCTTCGGAAAGGCGCTGCCATGGGGCGGCGTCTTTTTTTGTGAAACGTATTAGTATCACTGGAAAGTGCCGATCAAAGCATTGAAAGCATCCAAGTGTGGTGCCCAGAGAATTGAATACAGAATCAATAGGGTCAAAGCGATGACCATATTTCTGTACATCTTGAAAGCTCGATTCATCCACACATCCCGTTTCATTATTTTGGATTTAATCAAACTAATTTTTCCTTCACGATGTTTGATTTCCTTATACAACCTATCAACTTCAAATCGGTAACACAGCGCAATGATGCTTACAACAAACCCAGAAATATATATACAAATACAAAAAAATATGCAGACAATATATAAAATGCCAAAGACATAGAGAATCAGATCGATCATTTTTTTAGACTCTAAACAGTTATATTCATAGCAAACTATCCTGTTGGCCCCATATTCCACGAGATAGCTTAAAGCAATTATTACAAAGGGACATGTGCCATTTATCAATCTGAGTATCAATATCTAAGCAGATAACACACTACAAAAATTGACTCTCTTCTACCATCACCTGTACAGAGATAGTATTCACCTGACACTCCGCCCCTGGCGGGGTGATGGTTATGCTGCTTCTTCGATTGTTTCTGCCTCTGCCTCGTCGTTTACGATGCCGTCCAGGAACGCCTGGTAGGGCACTCGGCCGTTCATGCCGCGACCCTGGTGGGTGCGTTCCCGGTTATAGTGGTTCAGGTAACTATCCAAATCCTCTTGCATTTCCTCCACCGATTCGTACCACTTCTCGCGGCCCTTGATGCGGAAATGTTCGTCGAGCAGCGTCCGATGCAGCCGCTCCACGAAACCGTTGCTTTGCGGCCTCCGAACCTGTGTCGTGCGATGTTCAATACCTTCTAATTGCAGGAACAATTCGTACGGATGCCTGTCCGGTCGACCGCAAAACTCGCGACCATTGTCCGACAGAATCGTGGAGATGCGCGCGGCGTGCTCCTCGAAGAACGGCAGCACGTCTTCATTCAGCACGTGAACCGCGGTGACCGGCAGCTTGGTGGTGTAGAGTCGGCCCCAGGCGTAGCGGCTGTGGCAGTCGATAACAGACTGTAAATACACGCGTCCAACGCCTTTGAGCGTGCCCACGAAGAAGGTGTCCACGGCCACGAGGTCGCCGGTGTGGCGCGTCTCGATGTGTCGGTCGCGGAACTCGGGGCTGAAGCGCTCCAGAACGCGAATCTGCTCGTCCGAGAGTTCGAGGCGCTGCGCCCGCACGCTCTTCTCCAGCCGTAGCAGTCGCTCGTGTCGGGTGAGCAAGCCGTGCCGGCTCCAGACGCCGCGGACGCC from Oceanidesulfovibrio marinus includes:
- a CDS encoding GGDEF domain-containing protein, with the translated sequence MARNELIMWGIGLTELEAQAIRHAARGRARLATWSGDTLPQAEDLDRDEPFLVLATWSAWGRASQAVPVLEGVTRAVILSEDADAETVQNATASGADAAINTPLEQDSLTAVIERAISVRRLYDDIYRMTQEIVLERELLSRKNEQLKFINGFLARTAESMDPVELLGIAQAELSKLVDISALHACIWGPQDDAAFEAELFLAENISASARQSWCSLLLESAASLSSRKLKDYRIVQLPAHGRIVRPPSKGRTLILPLKAAGDVFGCIAVAGSINYSLGRDQVELMHSAVSHLGLALRNAILFSEARNEADYDSLTMIHNRRAFERRLKEEIVRHQRYGHPMSLLMLDIDRFKPINDSYGHLAGDAVLAAVARTIRNAVRTCDYPARYGGEEFAVILPQTSGVQASVLAERLRHEIAGLDFFEEGAHFRITASIGIADIAPDSPHITAPQLIRRSDRALYGAKHQGRNQVVVAPYENECPSIAAMH
- a CDS encoding glycosyltransferase family 4 protein — protein: MTQHADWGTLDPFYEGLAGKVVMGRPVANAGFLDALLRRDPFPRYHFYLESERLAAMQSQELERRHPTLHARGAFVVDTWAALPHALATNRFHAFHLSDCHNRPGPMVRLRNLHAPDIFPITATTHSLSFQEFKRHVLAHLWQGVTPRDCTVCTSRAAEKVMQGYYGWLREAYGLGNALFREPTLEIVPLGVEPKAYLAPDPAEKRWLREMLAAHESDEKVQGGLAIPKDAVMLLALGRVSPGLKMDLLPVVRAVQRLVVKGRDPSSLCLVVAGSMPAKDPYLDLLQALARNIGLTVRRVPRPDEGLKRTLLAAADIFISPSDNVQETFGLTILEAGASGLPVIASDWDGYRDLVASEGENATGILVRTFGRQEQSPMDDAMGSILPGDVHHLRLAQSTAVDVAALARAIETLASDEPLRQAMGRRAHERVTGQFSWDHVVERHLALWDELWTRTVDEDAARKATPPFELPYGRIFGWHPSAKLNGLIVQTSRSGENVYRGREFPQVYADLDGWLPEQALKPLLVLARKPRPAAELVQRLAAAQSLTPEEAERLALWALKHDLLEIVE
- a CDS encoding IS481 family transposase encodes the protein MTTKRKVARRKMSLLELATELGNVSKACKIMGYSRQQFYEIRRNYQTFGAEGLLDRLPGPRGPHPNRVDEAVEQAILDYCLAHPTYGPLRVAQQLVLQGVQVSSGGVRGVWSRHGLLTRHERLLRLEKSVRAQRLELSDEQIRVLERFSPEFRDRHIETRHTGDLVAVDTFFVGTLKGVGRVYLQSVIDCHSRYAWGRLYTTKLPVTAVHVLNEDVLPFFEEHAARISTILSDNGREFCGRPDRHPYELFLQLEGIEHRTTQVRRPQSNGFVERLHRTLLDEHFRIKGREKWYESVEEMQEDLDSYLNHYNRERTHQGRGMNGRVPYQAFLDGIVNDEAEAETIEEAA